Genomic window (Bombyx mori chromosome 9, ASM3026992v2):
gtgggtagcgcatttacgttgtagatgtctatgggctccagtaaccacttaacaccaggtgggctgtgagatcgtccatccaactaagcaataaaaaaaaaaaaaaaaaatgtgttgtcTTCATTATTTACTTATCAATTAAGTACTTCGTAACAGCATAATAGAACTTATTAAAACCGGCAACCTTCGGTTACGATGAGAAAATGGAATACTAAGGTCATGATCAGTCGACATCGTGATTAACTAACTTTAAAGACAAGCTTTGAAACAATACTCTCATTCGACATAAAACGAAATTACATCAGGTATCCGAAAGATCGTAGAAGTTAACAGCTTAGAATAAATTTATCTCAGCTTCCCTAAATGTTATTGCGAAATCAAGAGTTATTTACACCAACGTCAGATTGTTAACAGGCTACCAACAATAGCAACCACAATGTATTCTTGTGTCTTTGCTCTATATCAGTGCTTCTCAAACTTATTCGTTTCCCGTACCCCTTAATGAAAATTTGCGCCCCCCTACGAGCTACGTATGAAGACGTCAGCCCTGATAACTCTATACCTACCCCTAAAAGAGCGTCTTGTTTCTCTTGACAGAAACAAactaatataatgtatttaacCAAACCAACGTTGACAGATTAGCACATCAGTAAGTAAACAGCTAAGTTACACTTTAACTATAATTTTaaagaacatttttttaaattgcttatatgggtggacgagctcacagcccacctggtgttaagtggttaccggagcccatagatatctacaagtaaatgcgccacccaccttgagatataagttctaaggacgcagtatagttacaacggctgccctacccttcaagccgaaacgcattactgcttcacggcagaaataggcgaggtggtggtacccgtgcggactcacaagaggtcctaccacctgtaaacaaaaggtcctaccatgtATTTGTAGACATAATACTGTATTATAGCATATTTCATTTACCCTCAATTGGACCTCAATTGGAATTACCCTCAAGTGTTTTTCCAGGGGTATACGTACCACAGGTTGCCAATCGCTTctatgtatatacatacgtatGAATAGGAGGGAATCTCTGAGCTTCGCAATTAAATATACGAAACAATACCTTTTGACCTCTATCCTTGGGAACGGCTCTGTGATTTTCATGTACGTCGCATTTGTTGCCCACCAGCACCTTAATGACATCTGGAGACGCGTACTGGAATgagatttatttcaatttaattatcaGAAACGACGAATACCCAAGCATTAGATCAAGATAAAATTAAGACCATCCTTGTTTTTCAAATGCGAAAGTTTGTTTGTAGTGCTGCCACTGCTCTGTTTATTTCTCTCAAAGCATATggcattttttgtgtttttatgaagtaatgatcaaaataaaaataaagaggaGAGAGGTATTGCAGATAAATTTCTGGAATATTATCtaccgaaaaaaatatatcactattttattgtttattctaaatatatgaatttttattatgtaacttTAGGAAAGTTTCAGTTTCCTAGATGATCACGAAGTGCCTCAAAAATCACTGCAAAAAGTTGTCGTTTTTCACCGTTCCACTATTTTCGGCCTATCCTCTCAACCCGTAATCAAAATGGGCGATAAGGAAGGTGCGTTTCAATATACCTGGGGTTAAAAACCATAGTAGTGGTGACTTAAAAATACTTCTTGATCAATTTATACCCAAATTACTTTTCGGACCCGTAATAGCGAGAGaacatttattctttattttaaaacgctCCTTGGCTACTTTAATGATTTGTGAGAATCTCATCTCTCATCTCTAGGGCCGGATTTAGGGGAGGGCAATCGGGGCGAAAGCCCCGTGGCTTCCACAAACGTAGGGCCCCCACAATAGAGACTTTGAAAAAAATCTTTCCAATTCCGACCAGTAAACATACAACATATTTTCCTTCTCATTCGACTATCTTTTTTTTCCGCTGTTTTACTTAACGGTAACGTTAAcactaacatttaattttaaataattcttgtctccgattatatttatgtatgtttgttaaatACTAAGAGAATCTACGTGGtttcacaataaattatttatttgaaaactcgACTGAAAAAAACTGttcattttatttggaaaataaagCCTCCGCTCCTCTGATGTCCCAAGGTCTCCAGACCTCTAAATCAGGCCCTGGCTGAGATACTAGTCGATATAGTTATTTTGTATTAGGATTATTGAAGGAATTGTGGTAATTTGAAACTTTGCACATACAAATAAGATTATTTAAACTtgttaacaaaaaacttctcaTGTTTTTCCTCtactttgataattattttaaattttgcaaaaacgaacgtgtttttttgttctcaaaaaatatttctcatACCTCTTGTATATTCCTGAGCCAATATGACAAATGGTTGAACGACTCCAAATTGGTAATATCGTACATGAGTATAATCCCCATAGCTCCACGGTAATAAGCAGTGGTCAGTGTGCGGAACCTTTCTTGACCTGCGGTATCCCATATCTGAAGCTTAATAGGCACACCGTccaagtttattattttttgtttgaaatctATTCctggaattaaacaaaaaatatgacattatgTACCATATTGTCGAAGTTTCATCGACTGTCCGACGCTTATACTGTAACCTGATTGAAAATGAAAGCGAAACAATTGAGCAATTTATTCAAaaaacatctgctattttatgtgttggtgattgtattttataaattggtgatacttaatattataaagaagaaagatttgtttgtttgttagtattgaataggctcctaaactactgaaccgatttgaaaaattatttcactgttggaagctacactatccctgagtgacataggctgtaatagttttttgaaaaaaattagggatccttcctaaaactccaataatgtaacccaaggtgtaaaaaaattacctaaaatattctttacatcgtgtgcgctgcgaaaactattgatgatagaataaagtaatctaatataccaaaataacattttttacagtttttgtctgtctgtctgtttattccggctaatctctggaacggctggaccgattttgacgagactttcactgataggtagctgatgatataaggagtaacttaggcgtACTTTTTTAAAGACTAGCTTTACCCCGCGGTGTCAACCggggtacgacaataaccgcgggtaacatcgcgcgactcagctatcaataataaaatttaatgtttccgaagcgaagcgagggcgggtcgctagtattttatatatgaaaaaaCAGACCTACACAAAACCCAATTGAATTTAGAAACTTTCTTCGTGTGTAgcatatatttaaaaatcagtTCTAGATTATAGATTAATAagctacataatatatttaattacacaattcttattgaattaatgtggtttttacatattttagtcTCTTAAATAGTGTATGATTGAAACGAGTGACTACTacagttacatttttattattgttgcttGTGAATCTGCGTGCTAATCTTCACGATGACTGAACCAATTTTTAAGAGTTAGTTCGGTCTTGAAACAAATATTAGCTAATATTAGACAAATGCTCCTGCAATTTCTATGCGCACTCGTTCCAAATTTAGATATACCTATTTTTGAATATCAGATACCAAATCGACACTTTTATTCCGTCATTAATAACAAACATGTAATTGATTCATAATACACAGACTTAAACAATACAGACGAAGACAAATCGAAGCATTCAATATTTGTGATTTGAGTGCAATGACGCATGCCTAAAATACACGTAAAGATCTGATCTAATCAAAATGTAACAGACACAATGAGACAAACCTCCTGAAACATTTACAACCATGTCTAGGGTTCAAAATAGGTCTTTGCATCTAATTATTATATCGATTTTAGAacgaaattcaatttttaaattcgTCATAAATAGAACCAGCTGATTCTTTCTCGATGTTTTTGAAATCGAAACACTGAGGAAGTTAAAGTAATTTCTGTCTAATATAATTACTACTATTGACTACGGCAACGGCATTGGCCGTTGtagaaaattgaaataatttgtaattttactaCTACTGTTAATGATTTTTCATCTTATTAATTCTTAAAATGGACTTTACACGTGCCCTCTACTGTACGTATGCAGTATAAACCATAATTCTGGTTTCGTTATGTTCCGGAACAGTAATAAAACTGCTTTTGTCTAACAAAGGCTCGTAaaactaaaagtaaatatttccACTTACCTATTGTGGATATGTAAATATCATAATACCTCTCGTCACAGTACCTGTGAACTATACACGTTTTACCTACGTTAGAATCACCTAAGACCAACAGTTTATACGTAGCGGAAAAATCTAaagccattttttttgtttactttctTGTTGGTACGCGAGCTACGGCCCAAAACATGAGTCGAACTGTCAAAGTGAGAAAAATCAATGTTGATTACTGCGCATGTGCGGGATCGCCCTATCGTGTGTACTTTGCAACAAGTTACTATTGAACTGCAACTATAAAGACCGAGCCAGACGTCTCCTAAGGTCAacgttttgtaataaataatttatttactttaaactatttatttattttattattatttgtggtcatagGTTAAGAaagattaataagttaatattaataaatgtatcactatgtcctgctagtaaagcgtacaaatattaggtgtaagtttaatctacataaaaataaaaataaacttaaattataattatttaactctATTCTActttattatctaaattatttatagttatcgtctaaatattctgacatactatagtaagccttatctaataaaaatacttgcaatttttgcttaaaatcttgtaactctactgtcttcaaaatttttctaggtagtttattaaatattcttgttGACATACTAAAAAAACTCTTGTCATAAAGGGCAGTTCTATGAGGTAGCGAAGAAACCTTTAAAGTATCCCTAAAAGAGTAAGTTAAGAGTTTTACAAACGTTGTTTACATGTGTtcctttaataaaaatgtacgaTCAACTAATGTAAACTGTTATAATAACGGCCAACATACCGTCCCGTAGCTTATATCTCAGCTAAGATACACAAAATCGCTTAAAGGACTTATattggtcactggagcccataaaaacCACAAAATGCTAATCTCAATTAATTCAGTCATACTCTCACGAAACACATAACTGCCTCTTGACGACGTAAATAGACTGGGCCACACATATCTGACTGATAATGGGACTGAATGAAGGCTATTATGATTTTTTGAATTAAATGTCTCAACGTGGATGGTGTAATACGCAAGTGCACCACAAAATTTTCGGCACATGAATGAAACAAAGCACATCTAAAAgtcttttagtttattttagagccttattgtaattttttttatttggagaccTGAAGTCTAATTCTCAGTTGTTTAATATAACGATTGTTCCTTTAAAACGTAACGCGTGACTGAATTCTTTACgggaaaaaatatagaaaaaatagatTACGTTGGTAATGTCCTACTTCCACCTGTAGATGACAAAGTaaattttttacgtttttattttttatcacccaatattattattttatcatggCAGTATTGGCCAAGTGTTCTTCTAAAAATTGGTTTTAAAACACTAAAAAAACCTGCGTGCGCCATTCGCATATCGGTATAGTCTCAACACTCGATACGAGTACTTGGTCGAAAATTCTCAAGATGTTGTAGACGATCGCATCGGTTCTAGGTAGTAGGTAGTAATGTTTGGCGACGAGTGGCACAGTCGTAAAAGAAGTTGACAAGATGGCAGGTTCTATATTGTTCAATACCTCTGCATACCGCAGTGAACCTGATCAACTTCATTAAAGAAAGCCTTTGTCTTTCTCtgacttataatttattttattttactgaaaCACAATAACTTTGCCTCCAAATTGAGATAGCGTATCTT
Coding sequences:
- the LOC101743798 gene encoding ras-related protein Rab-8A, which produces MALDFSATYKLLVLGDSNVGKTCIVHRYCDERYYDIYISTIGIDFKQKIINLDGVPIKLQIWDTAGQERFRTLTTAYYRGAMGIILMYDITNLESFNHLSYWLRNIQEYASPDVIKVLVGNKCDVHENHRAVPKDRGQKIADDFDMPFFEVSCKNNINIEEAFLTLARKIREYRETKADAFELKERDNVVKPSVSETDASKCFC